From the Prochlorococcus sp. MIT 1223 genome, the window TTGAATTGAAATATAGCGGTAAGCATCGTCATCCCATTATTCGTTCAATGCAAAGAGTGAGTAGACCTGGTCTTCGAATCTACAAAAAAACTCGTGGATTACCAAAGATCTTGGGAGGTTTGGGCGTTGCAATCGTTTCAACTTCAAAAGGTGTCATGAGTGATCGCGATGCTCGAAAACAAGGTGTCGGAGGCGAAGTCCTCTGCTACGTCTACTAATTAGGAGCCTGCATTATGTCTCGCATTGGTAAGAAACCGATTTCAGTACCAGAAAAGGTAGCTGTGACTGTTGAAGGACTATCTTTGACTGTTAAAGGCCCTAAAGGAGAACTTAGTCGAACACTTCCTCAAGGCGTTTCCATTAGTCAAGAGGAAAACTCGATTGTTATTTCACCAGTTAATGAAAAGAGAAAGTCTCGAGAGCGCCATGGTTTATGTAGAACCTTAGTTTCCAATATGGTTGAAGGGGTGACTAAGGGATATTCAAGGAAGCTAGAAATTATAGGGGTAGGATCAAGAGCTCAAGTTAAAGGACGTAATTTGGTGGTTAGTGCTGGC encodes:
- the rpsH gene encoding 30S ribosomal protein S8; translation: MANHDPISDMLTRIRNASEKKHQNTKIPASRMSHSIAKVLQKEGFIADISEEGEGITKHLVLELKYSGKHRHPIIRSMQRVSRPGLRIYKKTRGLPKILGGLGVAIVSTSKGVMSDRDARKQGVGGEVLCYVY
- the rplF gene encoding 50S ribosomal protein L6, whose translation is MSRIGKKPISVPEKVAVTVEGLSLTVKGPKGELSRTLPQGVSISQEENSIVISPVNEKRKSRERHGLCRTLVSNMVEGVTKGYSRKLEIIGVGSRAQVKGRNLVVSAGYSHPVEVIPPAGITFAVENNTNVTVTGVDKELVGNEAAKIRAIRPPEPYKGKGIKFEGERIIRKAGKSGKK